One genomic region from Deltaproteobacteria bacterium encodes:
- a CDS encoding PIN domain-containing protein yields the protein MESRPFIDTHVLIWLFEGKTHLISPRVIELIKNVQLWLSPLSILEIDYLYEVKKITYKGKDIFRGVSAVIAIEIKDDSFLAIINEASHIHWTRDAFDRLIVAQASLYKASLITKDRKIADHYKRAVW from the coding sequence ATGGAATCCAGGCCCTTTATAGATACCCATGTTCTTATCTGGCTATTCGAAGGTAAAACACATCTGATTTCGCCTCGAGTGATTGAACTGATCAAAAATGTTCAGCTTTGGCTAAGCCCGCTCTCGATTCTTGAAATCGATTACCTCTACGAGGTCAAAAAAATCACTTATAAAGGCAAGGATATTTTTCGTGGGGTTTCCGCTGTGATTGCCATTGAAATTAAAGATGATTCTTTTTTAGCGATTATAAATGAGGCGTCACATATCCACTGGACGCGAGATGCTTTTGACCGATTAATAGTTGCCCAAGCTTCTCTCTATAAGGCAAGTCTGATTACTAAAGATAGAAAAATTGCAGATCACTATAAGCGGGCTGTTTGGTAA